Below is a genomic region from Macrobrachium rosenbergii isolate ZJJX-2024 chromosome 33, ASM4041242v1, whole genome shotgun sequence.
TGAATCGATGAATATAAAATCTTGCATGTCTTTCATGGATTCCTTAGATTTTCTATCTATTCAAAAACTATGCATATATCCCAAAATATAAGCAACATGCAatagtatacaggcagtccccggttattggcagcttcggttatcggcgatccactTTTACtgcacttgtctagcgacaatgataactggatttttggcaccGATATGCGCCAATCCCCAGCCGGTTATCGGCACGCcatcgggaatggaacccccgccgataaccagggctTTCCTGTATAAGATTGAAAGGTCCATAGAATGCAGTCTATGCAAAGGGATTCAGTATGAGATCGGTTTTCTGCAGTATTGTTTAGAATTAAAAGCCAGTTGTCAGACCCAGTAATGGTTGTTTTCATGCAAAAGTTGTTTACAAGATAGTCAGCAGTTGATAATTGAGAACATGCCACCTcagatattttagttttcattgtctCGAGAGGTATTTTAGAAGCCcttcaaaattatcataaaaatcccTCTGttcaacatttaatttttcatgccATAAATTGTATGAAACTAATATAAACATTGAAATATGTTGGGTTCCTGCATGTTCAGGCAGTAAAGAAAAGTGTTGATAAGGCAGCCAGATCTGCAGTCAATATGACCAGATCAAAactgttgtatgtatatatattcttgtttgtgATTTGCTATTAAAatagtatacagtatttataacccATCAGTTAATGGCTGTCGTTATGGAATAATGAgtctgaaaataacaaattacaatataaacaaaCTGCTATGTTGTGGTCTTCATACCTAAAGGAAAGCCACACTGAAGTAATATTATCCAGACTTTGGATAGGTCACACACAACTGACTTTGATGAATAACTTCATATGACCCAACCCTGAATGCAGAAAATTGATAACACACAgtctaaaatattttgtgattGTCCAGTTTTCAACCAGCAATGTATATAGAGTATGAGAAacaaatatgtgaaatattttgtcattcctgattttcattttatccgTTCATTAAGAAGTTAAATAAGGTTTCGTATCATAAGAACAAATTCTTTAGGCCTGGCCTATGAAAGTTGAGATTGGGGACTGTGCTCTCATTAAATGAATTATCATAGTAATATGGCCATCGgggattttttaaattgttagacttaattcttttgtatttgttaattaaaataactgtattatcagcattttatatactgtattcatattgCATTTTTACAGCCTGTCGAAACTAAGGGCAAACCAGCAAGGTCGTGGGACACTCGCGTGAGAGAAATAAGCGGAAAACTCTTGAACCGCTTCACTTCAGACTTTGGCTCAACTACAAGCACAGTTGCAAAGGCCCTTGGTAGAGCATCAGCTGCTGTGCAGGGCATACCACTTCCAGGAGCAACTTTCTTCAGTACTGTGTTAGCTGTTGTCATAGGCTCCAGCCCAATTGCCAGAACGGTATGTATTATTCCTTTACTTATTTTGTACACTCCTAAGAATTTTTTCTGTTCTGTGAAGAACAGATTTTCAGGAAACTCATATGGGTTCTAGAAAGGGATCCTAGATCATCATCATGCCAGCTTAGTCCCATTTCTATGCAGGGTAGTAATTTTGGATGAGGCGCCCCCTTTTACCTCTGTGGTGCGCTTCTTCTTCGTCAAGTCCCTTTTCTCTCAAGTCCTCCaactctttcttggtcttcctcatcttcttctacactgcacttccatctccatagcatgccTTCCAATATGGTCTTCCTCCCTTCTTAGTAGGTGTCCATGCCATCTCAGTCTCCCCTCCTGCACTTCCTTTGATATTTCAACCACCTTTGTTGACCCTCTGATGTACTTATTCCCAATCCTATCCTCCCTTGTTATGCTAGACATCCATCTTAACATTCTCATCTCTGCTACGtccattttcttctcctctctttgtCGTACTTGCCTTTTCTGTACCATGTGTAGCATAGCTGGTCTTACCACTCCCTTATAGTAGAACTTTCCCTTTAGTCTTAATGGCGCACTTTTGTCACAAAGGACTCCAGAGGCAGCCCTCCAATTGTTCCAACCTGCTTGTATCTGatgttttatccatttttccAACCATCTCTACTATAGACCCCAAGTCTTTGAACTTGTCtgctctctttatttcttctccatTCAACCTTATACTCTCCCTGCCATCCCCCTCAATAGTGGTACACACACATTCTATTTTTGACCTTATCTTCGTTCCTCTATCCTCGAGTGCTACTCTCCACTTCTCCAACTTTCCTTCCAGAACCTCCCTCCTCTATGTACACAACACAATGTTATCAGCAAACATGCTCCATGGCACTGTCTCACTTGCCTCCCCCGTCATGCTATCCATCAAGATGTTGAAAATAAATTGCTAAGGGTTGATCCCTGGTGTAATCCAACCCTCACCTCAAATCTTTCAGCCTCTCCAAAACTGCTCCTCACTCTTGTATACGCATTCCGATATGTCTCCTGTACATACTTCTGTGGGACCATCTTCCCCCTCAAACTCCTCCAAAGTTCCTGTCTTGGAATGATGTCATAGTCCTTTTCAAGGTCTCAAGTGTAAGACCCTCAGCTTCTCTTTAAATTAGAAAGTGAATCTAGATCTGATGTGTTAATTGGCTGAATCCTTCAGCCTGTAAACGTGGCAGATACTGAACCTTCAGTAAATAAGGCTTTTGACATTACAAATTCATTCCTTGGTTGGCGATAGTATCTTAATTGCATACAGAACTATTtggccatttttattttcctcttttacaaGGTTGAATTTGAAAAGATGTTAAAGCAACACAATAGTAAATAGGTAGGTGCAAACAAATCTTCGCTTAGTTCTCCATGGCTTAAGCTGTTTAAAAGTTGAAATGCATCACATAAGAGGCTTGAAGTATGGTACACAGATCAGCCAATCTTTGATCAAGTTATtaatcagcaaaaaataaatattatgtaggTATAGTTTTTCAAGTTTATATAATCATACAAAGGTCAACCCATTTACATTAAacaatggacacacacacacacacacacacacacacacacacacacacacacacacacacacacacaacaggtcAACCCATTTACATTAAacaatggcacacacacacacacacacacacacacacacacacacacacactagcttgAGTGGAAAGTAAAGTGAGAGATTACAAGACCAATTTAAGTAGGGAAAAGTCACTCTGAATTCTACTAGTTCCGAGAAATACGTTTCCTCCCAGGAAGTAAGTGTATTTTGGAAGTAGGCCAAAGGAAGAGAACAGTTTTCCTGCCTGAAAGTGTTACCTGGCCTTGTAGACAGGGCAGTGCCGTCTGGTCTACAGGCAGGATTAAGAAGTACGGTAGTTAGGGAAGCATGCAAGGCACTGACTTATCTCTGGGAGTGGCAGAACTACTCTCCAAATGATTTTATCTTGTTTCCTAATCTGCctgataaataaaagtatatgtacAAAAACCGGGAAAAATGTGCCCTGTTTGAGGAAGTGAGATGGTCCATGTTTTCCCCCAAAACTGATGGTTTTTCTTTGGGGAACCTCACTTGCCTTTCCTAGGCAGGTGGTAAAGCATTGGTTTGAAGCTATGGTTTGTAGCTGTGAaatattgtgatattttttaagggaattttttgtatgaatgaaATTCAGTGAAGATAACTTTATATTGgaaggaaatttttataatacCCATTGAAATAATTGAAATTCCTGTAATTACTTATActtaataatttgtattacaaactgCTCTCTGAATTTTCCAAAAGGTAGGGTGTATAAATTAGGTGCCAATATTTTTGTCGTAGATGGCTcaggaaaatatagtaattttcaAATCTTTTCCCAGTCGGGTATGTACTTCTTGGGCAGACTCTTTGGGGTTGTGGAAGACATTTTAGCGTACTTTGGAGGTTACGGATTGAATGACAGGTATAATCCTCTTATAGGCGACCCACAGACAGGTTACCCAGTGTACAGACAGAGAAGAATTGAGGCAGGAATTGAAAATGTCACAGATTATAAAAAGCCATTAAATTTCTCTGAGGCAGAAGAATTCAATGCTACCTCATATAATGATACTTCATTCAATGATACCTCATTCAGTGATGCCTCTCCTGACCATTCATAATGTTCAATGTAAAATTTATGTTTCaagtttaaaatacattttgtttttcttgaaggcTTTAATGGTAGCCTCAATAACTGTGTAAATGTATTAAgtgaaagtaaaactgaaatgtgAGGTGTTCATAGAAGTTTAGCAGTGAATTTTTTGTCAATAAGTTTTCATTCTTTGACAAAGACTAATAGTAAAAGattgacaaaaataatttagCAAGTTCACTTTTGAAAAAAGTTTTGCTTTAAGAAAAATGCTACAAGTCACACAGCACATGGGGAGTTTAAATTTTCACAACGTACATTGCAAAATTAAGCTGTAAATAGTCAAGATTACATTGAATGGGTATGATTTGCTTTGCATATAGCATTGAGTAAAAAATGCCCTCATTTTAATGCTCAGTAATATACTTGGAAATGCTGTTAACATTCACTGCTATACTTAAATTCTTATAAAGAGTGCAATGGTGTTTTATTGACGTAAGCAGTTGAGGTGTAAAAGTTTGTTATTGTACTCTGGCAGTAGGATTAAATTTGTGACTGATCCTTTTTAGTTTTACTAACCCTTCTTTATTGACTTGTATACATCCTCATACATTGGCTTGAATCTGCATTTAGTAAGTGCTGGTCAGCCCTGGCTTAAAAATGCGTCTAGTAAGTGCTGGTCAGCACGGCATTTCCCATGCCATAAATTTACTGGAGCATTGTATTTCAGTTAAGGTTTTAAGGAACTTTTAAAAGATAACCAACTGAGAGAAGTAAGCTGTAAATGGCAGTGTTTGAATGATTATATAACAATCTCAAGTTAGCCTTACAATTTTATGAAGGTCACTTGTCGCGAAGCATCCCTTTCTGAGGACCTCATGTGGTGTTTATACAAAGATTGTCACAGTCAATAGATGTAGAAGTACTCTCCTTGACATTCAAGTGTGGAATTAAACCATAACTATATCTTGTAATGGTGGTATTGGCGATTGAagctttccttttgttttctcagGTAGGTGATGGTATTGGATCAGTCGTAGCAGATGTTGTGAGAGGCGTTATGAGTGTGTTTACAGGAAGTGGTGGCTCCCAGGATGATGAAGCTCTCGATAAAGATTACCCGGTATTTTACCAGAGTAGATACAAAAG
It encodes:
- the LOC136855858 gene encoding uncharacterized protein isoform X2; the encoded protein is MPAYFITSMFMLTLVSATRPLVDQSGGGRFGKVVAPPEPKKEVPVPTADEEVHETSLEEEVDEVPVETKGKPARSWDTRVREISGKLLNRFTSDFGSTTSTVAKALGRASAAVQGIPLPGATFFSTVLAVVIGSSPIARTVGDGIGSVVADVVRGVMSVFTGSGGSQDDEALDKDYPVFYQSRYKRDIVDESVIQDFMNFVSELAGYALDIVEEKLV
- the LOC136855858 gene encoding uncharacterized protein isoform X1 is translated as MPAYFITSMFMLTLVSATRPLVDQSGGGRFGKVVAPPEPKKEVPVPTADEEVHETSLEEEVDEVPVETKGKPARSWDTRVREISGKLLNRFTSDFGSTTSTVAKALGRASAAVQGIPLPGATFFSTVLAVVIGSSPIARTSGMYFLGRLFGVVEDILAYFGGYGLNDRYNPLIGDPQTGYPVYRQRRIEAGIENVTDYKKPLNFSEAEEFNATSYNDTSFNDTSFSDASPDHS